From one Microbacterium aurum genomic stretch:
- a CDS encoding O-antigen ligase family protein, whose protein sequence is MGGHLTTQRPATTARLVAGIAVLCVLGAVSGALAVAAPDFALPVALVALLVAVAFIDLGLVPVLAVPATMIMNRVGPMSVSDFVLGGATLVALLMIRGKGAVTLQPLLWCGAAYIVLTAPQLILNSYAANVIEWVHEIVLVLGSMVVGFVVGREGRARLALSAYALIGVGIAVATMVSAVANGFGPVYLGMLHKNSIGGILLVAALIVFANPPWLGWKQHWAYAAFLLCGVGMLAAQSRQALIGTGIGVLIIGLRPRFHNGKRSRLIWFMLIPVAVFVITEVRDQLAADDQFNSSAQRLTWYEDSIKVWLMSPLFGVGHRWWVTGHTGYSGFQPPNAELEVLTTVGIIGLIGFFAMFGGAIWMLARMNPVYGTIGLAIVVARLAQTQFDLYWVAGQSSILWIVAGICYGVQARDAATGVTWRPHPVQTLFRRTDRVRT, encoded by the coding sequence GTGGGGGGACATCTGACGACGCAGCGACCCGCGACGACCGCACGGTTGGTCGCCGGCATCGCCGTTCTCTGCGTGCTCGGAGCCGTTTCCGGTGCCCTCGCCGTCGCGGCCCCCGACTTCGCACTGCCAGTCGCGCTGGTGGCTCTGCTCGTCGCGGTCGCGTTCATCGACCTGGGCCTCGTGCCGGTGCTGGCGGTGCCGGCCACGATGATCATGAACCGAGTCGGTCCGATGAGCGTTTCGGACTTCGTGCTCGGCGGAGCGACACTGGTCGCTCTACTCATGATCCGCGGCAAAGGGGCCGTCACGTTGCAGCCCCTGCTGTGGTGCGGGGCCGCCTACATCGTCCTCACCGCCCCGCAGCTGATCCTCAACTCCTACGCGGCCAACGTGATCGAGTGGGTGCACGAGATCGTTCTCGTGCTCGGCAGCATGGTGGTCGGCTTCGTCGTCGGGCGCGAAGGCCGCGCGCGGCTCGCACTGTCCGCGTATGCGCTGATCGGGGTCGGTATCGCGGTGGCGACGATGGTGAGCGCCGTCGCCAATGGTTTCGGTCCGGTGTACCTCGGAATGCTGCACAAGAACTCGATCGGCGGCATCCTGCTCGTCGCCGCGCTGATCGTCTTCGCCAACCCGCCGTGGCTGGGGTGGAAGCAGCATTGGGCGTACGCGGCCTTCCTCCTCTGCGGCGTCGGCATGCTCGCAGCGCAGTCCCGGCAGGCGCTGATCGGCACCGGGATCGGGGTGCTGATCATCGGGCTGCGGCCCCGGTTCCACAACGGCAAGCGGTCTCGTCTCATCTGGTTCATGCTCATCCCGGTGGCAGTGTTCGTCATCACCGAAGTGCGGGATCAACTCGCCGCCGACGACCAGTTCAACTCGTCCGCCCAACGACTCACCTGGTATGAGGACTCGATCAAGGTGTGGCTGATGTCTCCACTGTTCGGCGTCGGCCACCGGTGGTGGGTCACCGGGCACACCGGGTACTCCGGCTTCCAACCACCCAACGCCGAGCTCGAGGTCCTCACGACGGTCGGCATCATCGGATTGATCGGGTTCTTCGCGATGTTCGGGGGCGCGATCTGGATGCTCGCGCGCATGAACCCCGTGTATGGCACCATCGGGCTGGCGATCGTGGTGGCCCGGCTCGCCCAGACACAGTTCGACCTGTACTGGGTTGCCGGGCAGTCCTCTATCCTGTGGATCGTCGCCGGCATCTGCTATGGCGTGCAGGCGCGCGATGCCGCCACCGGTGTGACGTGGAGACCGCACCCAGTGCAGACCCTGTTCCGCCGCACCGACCGGGTGCGGACGTGA
- a CDS encoding polysaccharide biosynthesis tyrosine autokinase has translation MTLRQILNVLWKRAWMVALVAAVAAAAAAGYLAIRDVTYTSEGSLRLNTLVTDATSTGEIGGVVVDLEVETVTSPDVLDAAASALGEPSGEVLTSAVSASLDDTASTGRLYITAQGMSPEVSQERAAAVMSAYSAYVVTQVDTALSTLTQRHQAAIEQAQELQRQLTANPENVIASTNLTLALSRMSMTQSAIDELTAAADPTSVVREPTPGVTADPSVLTTLLLAIVTGLVLGMGVVLIRDQFDNRLRSIDEIKRLTRVPGLGELGWDRSVRRLDPPLPVAGRQRTDLSEGLRSLRASIQVLVPRQQSVVVITSVEPGDGKSFVSANLALAWARAGKKVIVVGGDLRRPDLSRYFGDAADGEGLAELLDKQGVEGDPTIDDVASRLNATDYPGLQVLPSGAEPIDPADLLAGPRLARVFGHLRDLADVVVIDSPPAMGLADAALLTAHSDGAVVIASVRRTDRTLLTEAVGGLEATGGVVLGVVVNRGTRKLPKTYAVYYLQRGASRGRDDSDETEHDPDSDGEVLIPERDRIREVTVPEVSGRRALGVRPQETA, from the coding sequence ATGACGTTGCGACAAATTCTGAACGTGCTGTGGAAGCGTGCATGGATGGTGGCGCTCGTCGCGGCCGTGGCCGCCGCCGCGGCGGCGGGCTACCTCGCTATCCGCGACGTGACGTACACCTCCGAGGGATCGCTGCGGCTGAACACCCTCGTCACCGACGCCACGAGCACGGGCGAGATCGGTGGCGTCGTGGTCGACCTCGAGGTCGAGACGGTCACGTCGCCCGATGTCCTCGATGCCGCCGCGAGCGCGCTGGGTGAGCCGTCGGGAGAGGTGCTGACCAGCGCGGTCAGCGCGAGCCTCGACGACACCGCAAGCACCGGCAGGCTCTACATCACCGCGCAGGGGATGTCGCCCGAAGTCTCGCAGGAGCGCGCCGCAGCGGTCATGTCCGCCTACAGCGCGTACGTGGTCACCCAGGTCGACACCGCATTGTCGACCCTGACCCAACGGCATCAGGCGGCGATCGAACAGGCGCAGGAGCTGCAGCGGCAACTCACGGCGAACCCCGAGAACGTCATCGCCTCGACGAATCTGACTCTCGCGCTCTCGCGTATGAGCATGACGCAATCGGCGATCGACGAGCTGACCGCCGCCGCCGACCCGACGTCGGTCGTGCGGGAGCCGACCCCCGGGGTGACGGCCGATCCCAGCGTGCTGACGACGCTGCTGCTGGCGATCGTCACCGGGCTCGTGCTCGGCATGGGCGTCGTGCTCATCCGCGACCAGTTCGACAACCGCCTGCGCAGCATCGACGAGATCAAACGGCTGACGCGGGTTCCCGGTCTCGGTGAGCTCGGCTGGGATCGGTCGGTGCGCCGGCTCGACCCACCGTTGCCCGTGGCCGGACGCCAGCGCACCGATCTGAGCGAGGGACTGCGGTCGCTGCGGGCGAGCATCCAAGTGCTGGTCCCGCGCCAGCAGTCCGTCGTCGTCATCACCAGCGTCGAGCCGGGCGACGGCAAGTCGTTCGTCTCTGCGAACCTCGCTCTGGCGTGGGCGCGCGCCGGCAAGAAGGTCATCGTCGTCGGTGGAGACCTGCGTCGCCCCGACCTGAGCCGCTACTTCGGCGATGCCGCCGACGGCGAGGGATTGGCCGAACTGCTCGACAAGCAGGGGGTGGAAGGAGATCCGACTATCGACGACGTTGCCAGTCGGCTCAACGCGACGGACTACCCGGGGCTCCAGGTGCTGCCCTCGGGCGCGGAACCGATCGACCCCGCCGACCTGCTCGCGGGTCCCCGCCTCGCCCGGGTGTTCGGACATCTGCGGGACCTCGCCGACGTGGTCGTGATCGATTCGCCGCCCGCGATGGGGCTCGCCGATGCAGCGCTGCTCACGGCGCACAGCGACGGTGCGGTCGTGATCGCCTCGGTGCGCCGCACCGATCGGACGCTGCTGACCGAGGCCGTCGGCGGGCTGGAGGCCACCGGCGGCGTGGTGTTGGGTGTGGTGGTCAACCGCGGCACGCGCAAACTGCCCAAGACGTACGCCGTCTACTATCTGCAGCGCGGCGCCTCCCGCGGGCGCGACGACTCCGACGAGACCGAGCACGATCCCGACTCCGATGGTGAGGTGTTAATCCCCGAGCGCGACCGCATCCGTGAGGTCACGGTCCCTGAAGTGTCCGGGCGTCGAGCTCTCGGCGTCAGGCCGCAGGAGACGGCGTGA
- a CDS encoding arsenate-mycothiol transferase ArsC produces the protein MTTTTTPRAEVLLVCRANQCRSPFAQAIATRLGAARGIHFSSAGLLPGGNSTPATGRAVAHKLGFDLEHHRSRQVDAAQLDRYDLILTMGRDQARDLLIERDDIWPRLFTLKQFTRWAPAHPRPPRTTVGGWLDAGLDRPRHTVIGADPADDVADPMGSPARAWRRMATELDTHLRIVVDALATPTPSSALPRDQSTSSTARS, from the coding sequence GTGACCACCACCACCACGCCCCGTGCGGAGGTGCTGCTGGTGTGCCGTGCCAATCAGTGCCGGTCCCCGTTCGCGCAGGCCATCGCCACACGATTGGGAGCCGCGCGCGGCATCCACTTCTCCTCCGCGGGGCTGCTGCCCGGCGGGAACTCCACGCCCGCCACCGGTCGCGCGGTCGCCCACAAGCTGGGCTTCGATCTCGAGCATCACCGCAGCAGACAGGTGGATGCCGCGCAGCTTGACCGCTACGACCTGATCCTCACGATGGGGCGCGACCAGGCCCGCGATCTGCTCATCGAGCGCGACGACATCTGGCCGCGCCTGTTCACATTGAAGCAGTTCACCCGCTGGGCTCCCGCTCATCCTCGTCCGCCCCGCACGACCGTTGGTGGGTGGCTCGACGCGGGACTGGACCGGCCGCGGCACACTGTCATCGGTGCTGACCCCGCCGACGACGTCGCCGACCCGATGGGATCACCGGCGCGTGCGTGGCGACGGATGGCGACCGAGCTCGACACCCACCTGCGCATCGTCGTCGATGCGCTCGCAACACCGACCCCGAGCAGTGCGCTGCCCCGAGATCAGAGCACGTCGAGCACGGCGCGCAGCTGA
- a CDS encoding glycosyltransferase family 4 protein: MSDDCAVRILLVTHTAEIGGAEAAMLRLLDAVDRDRFALSVVTFAEGALVDALRVRGVEVEVLAAGAVTRVTRDEAGSAASVARHGVATLRLAGALRRHVVGVQADLVVANSLKAAVVVSVAAFLSRRSWVWHLHDRLASDYLPAPVVVVLRMVAVVGPRAIVANSRATAATAGRGARRRVRVAYPGLPAAAFRGALGRRRGAVGIVGRISATKGQREFLEAAEAVALRHPRIPFRIVGAALFEDAAVEQALRSELAASPIGDRVEFTGWVDDVPRQLRRLRVLVHASPVPEPFGQVVVEAMAAGVPVIATDAGGVPEILAPNAASDPIADGVRRTHTGILVPPGDPGALARAIEWVLTHPREVSYMVARARQDAQYRFTIAQTAVAVQEAWTNAVRGRGARRPCEIRSHGGTTAR, translated from the coding sequence ATGTCGGATGATTGCGCCGTGCGAATACTGCTGGTCACACATACCGCAGAGATCGGTGGGGCCGAGGCGGCGATGCTACGACTGCTGGATGCCGTGGACCGGGACCGGTTCGCGCTGTCGGTCGTCACCTTCGCCGAGGGCGCGCTCGTCGACGCGCTGCGCGTGCGCGGCGTCGAGGTGGAGGTGCTCGCCGCCGGCGCTGTCACGCGGGTCACGCGCGACGAAGCGGGTTCGGCAGCGAGCGTCGCGCGTCACGGCGTCGCGACGCTGCGGCTCGCGGGAGCCCTCCGCCGGCACGTCGTCGGCGTTCAGGCCGACCTCGTGGTCGCGAACTCGCTCAAGGCGGCCGTTGTCGTGTCGGTGGCGGCGTTCCTCTCCCGTCGCTCGTGGGTGTGGCACCTGCACGATCGTCTCGCGTCGGACTACTTGCCGGCTCCGGTCGTCGTTGTACTGCGCATGGTGGCGGTGGTCGGACCACGGGCAATCGTCGCGAACTCGCGCGCCACCGCCGCCACCGCAGGGCGCGGCGCGCGCCGCCGGGTGCGCGTGGCCTACCCCGGGTTGCCCGCCGCGGCGTTCCGAGGGGCGCTCGGGCGCCGCCGCGGCGCCGTCGGAATCGTGGGGCGCATCAGCGCGACCAAGGGGCAGCGCGAATTCCTCGAAGCCGCTGAGGCTGTGGCGCTGCGGCACCCGCGTATCCCCTTCCGCATCGTTGGCGCGGCGCTGTTCGAAGACGCCGCGGTCGAACAGGCGCTGCGGTCGGAGCTGGCCGCGTCGCCCATCGGAGACCGCGTCGAATTCACCGGCTGGGTCGACGACGTGCCGCGGCAGCTACGGCGCCTGCGTGTGCTCGTACACGCCTCGCCGGTGCCCGAGCCCTTCGGGCAGGTTGTGGTCGAGGCGATGGCGGCGGGGGTTCCGGTGATCGCGACGGACGCAGGCGGCGTGCCCGAGATCCTGGCGCCGAATGCCGCGAGCGACCCCATCGCCGACGGCGTGCGGCGCACCCATACCGGCATCCTCGTGCCACCCGGCGACCCGGGGGCCCTGGCGCGTGCGATCGAGTGGGTGCTGACCCATCCGCGTGAGGTGTCATACATGGTGGCGCGGGCGCGACAGGACGCGCAGTATCGCTTCACGATCGCGCAGACCGCGGTGGCGGTGCAGGAGGCATGGACGAATGCGGTGCGCGGCCGCGGCGCCCGGCGACCGTGTGAAATCCGATCACACGGCGGGACGACCGCACGGTAG
- a CDS encoding glycosyltransferase family 4 protein — protein MTDRIAHALTPGDHFSPRTGSAIPTVVHGLAGAAADERTPRYTHQVLVDADTYRPRYSTASAIEYLAAAPPSRAARARDVLAGRLGLPRMDAARVYAPLVAALEPVPPSVVIAHNAPVLPRLLERTAHRTVLYAHNDILRTVTRAEARRSLDGAAAIVCVSADLADVTADRLPPMLAGRVRVVDNGVDTRQFTPPVVASPGDRLRVLFVGRTIADKGPDVLLQAALLLDRDDLEVHIVGSYGFARDAALSRYEEGLRRQAADLRVPVVFEPFVDRALLPDLLRTADVFVAPSRWREPSGLTIGEALATGLPVIASRVGGIPEVLGDTGILVPPDNPAALAEAIAHLADDHAARARLARAARARAEARDWSHSWGQLRAVLDVL, from the coding sequence GTGACCGATCGGATCGCCCACGCTCTCACCCCGGGCGACCACTTCTCGCCCCGCACCGGGTCGGCGATCCCGACCGTCGTGCACGGGCTGGCGGGCGCCGCGGCCGATGAGCGGACGCCGCGCTACACGCACCAGGTGCTCGTGGATGCCGACACCTACCGCCCGCGGTACTCGACGGCATCCGCGATCGAATACCTGGCCGCCGCGCCGCCGTCGCGCGCCGCCCGCGCCCGCGACGTGCTCGCCGGGCGGCTCGGGCTGCCGCGCATGGACGCCGCACGCGTGTATGCGCCGCTGGTGGCGGCGCTCGAACCGGTACCCCCGTCCGTCGTGATCGCTCACAACGCCCCCGTCCTGCCGCGGCTGCTCGAGCGCACCGCCCACCGCACGGTGCTGTATGCGCACAATGACATCCTGCGGACGGTCACGCGGGCCGAGGCGCGCCGCTCTCTGGATGGGGCGGCGGCCATCGTGTGCGTCAGCGCCGACCTGGCCGACGTCACAGCCGACCGTCTGCCGCCGATGCTCGCGGGGCGGGTGCGGGTCGTCGATAACGGGGTCGATACGCGGCAGTTCACCCCGCCGGTCGTCGCGTCACCCGGTGACCGCCTGCGGGTGCTGTTCGTGGGACGTACGATCGCCGACAAGGGTCCGGACGTGCTCCTGCAGGCCGCCCTCCTTCTGGATCGGGACGACCTCGAGGTGCACATCGTCGGCAGCTACGGCTTCGCCCGCGACGCAGCGCTCTCCCGCTATGAAGAGGGCCTGCGCCGCCAGGCGGCCGATCTGCGGGTGCCGGTCGTCTTCGAACCGTTCGTCGACCGGGCGCTGCTGCCCGACCTGCTGCGAACGGCGGACGTGTTCGTGGCACCGTCGCGATGGCGGGAGCCGAGCGGTCTGACCATCGGCGAGGCGCTGGCCACCGGGCTGCCGGTGATTGCCAGTCGTGTCGGAGGCATTCCAGAGGTGCTCGGCGATACCGGCATCCTCGTGCCGCCAGACAATCCGGCAGCACTTGCCGAGGCGATCGCCCACCTCGCCGACGACCACGCCGCCCGCGCCCGTCTCGCGCGGGCGGCACGCGCACGCGCCGAAGCCCGCGACTGGTCGCACTCGTGGGGTCAGCTGCGCGCCGTGCTCGACGTGCTCTGA
- a CDS encoding LamG-like jellyroll fold domain-containing protein, translating to MAVIAVVAVVGSSMFAPPPDAESAARAVDVEEIADPDVIIAADPAGARSIGGETGQDIGATFPESQSGPGEKAEVARTLWWTWIAPRTGPMRFSTVGSEIDTAITVHAQAPSGPVVAAGTDAGDLDTAEAVADVDEGETYYVEVTSEEPEPEAGLVVLSWQPVAAAVDPGAEAPAPLTASEIPLVGTTGEKPQSKVWSAGGSWWAVVASTATTPVGTWVWRYDGSRWAAVHQVSERTDVRADVLPVGDVVHIALHGPVTTLVSLQYDAGAASYLPWSARTAATTISLPGSETATIDIDSTQRMWLATETSSQIQMRWSDAPYTTFSAPINVASGITDDDIAVVTALSGRIGVMWSNQSTRTFGFRTHVDGASPATWTADEQPAAASGLSVGGGMADDHVNVALGADGTLYAAVKTSYDSSSRPVIALLVRRPGGTWDPLREVDRQGTRPIVLVDDATQTLRVLYTASELLDDILEKTTTLGALDFTGSADVVTSRSTNNITGAKRNVAGQTLVLSSGTSSTATKVLDWVHPGAPRADDSTVSTTAGQAVSGALDVEGTIDAVEILTQPASGGLDVDGTNFAYRPADGFVGVDSFTFRVRSGDLWSPAATVSIVVSDAEGLRGAWNFDEGVGAIISDASLWGNDGAVQGGATWIAGTDAGGALRLDGHSGRVVIAHSPAFEALDQLTVSAWVKPEKVGTQYVVKKADGDVVDGFELSFASTGRAYFRLDHATSGNDFRLQSPTALAADGQTWFHLVGTFDGSAMKLYIDGVEVASKAGPDDVSTNSLPLMFGAQENLDNPLQGAIDAVRVYDRALTAADVEILHDGQDPGPGPEPEPAPEPAPEPGAVGLWRFDETSGATAYDYSGLGNDGVTSGGVQRVEGVRGDALDFDGVTGRVTVADDASLDVSGALTVAAWVSAERAGTQGIVKKSTNGGVDGFEVSIATNGRPFFRVNQATSADAYRVNAPTALPTDGTWVHLVGTYDGAQLRFYVDGMLIGSTTGPVSIAANSLPLIIGDQPGGGFPFAGGLDDARVYDRALSAAEVTSLFIGEVAAPDPEPTPEPTPEPTPTPKPTPEPTPDPAPTPTPKPGSVGAWRFDEASGATAFDVSGEGNHGLIAGSVERVSDGVSGSALDFSGGSVAVADDATLDVANALTVSAWVRPDQVVTQNVVKKSTNHGIDGFELSLATTGRPFFRVNQATSADAYRVSAPAATAADGATWTHLVGTYDGAELRLYVDGVLVATAAGPAVIAQNDLALTIGDQPGGGFAFAGTIDDVRVLDRALAAGEVAALFAGESTPPEPEPAPTPAPAPTPAPEFTPAPELTPAPEPTPEPEPEPEPEPEPAQLVPAGSSGRWWFDAVSGTTVADDSGNGNVGTLIGGATTTAGVRGNALRLDGVDDRVSVADSAALDLAGPFSLSVWVRPDRVATQSLMKKATNGGAGGYEISLAASGKAFLRVNQATSGDQYRVNSTTSYPADGSTWVHLVGTFDGQTLRLYVNGSLEAEKAAAVTVAVNDLSLAIGAQPDGVHPLRGAIDEASVYPRVLTSVEVAALAASVG from the coding sequence GTGGCCGTCATCGCGGTGGTGGCGGTCGTGGGGTCGTCTATGTTCGCACCGCCGCCAGACGCCGAGTCCGCGGCACGTGCAGTGGACGTCGAGGAGATCGCCGATCCCGACGTGATTATCGCCGCCGATCCAGCCGGAGCGCGCAGCATCGGTGGCGAAACCGGCCAGGATATCGGAGCGACGTTCCCCGAATCTCAAAGCGGCCCCGGCGAGAAGGCCGAGGTCGCGCGGACCTTGTGGTGGACGTGGATCGCCCCGCGCACCGGGCCGATGCGCTTCTCAACCGTCGGAAGCGAGATCGATACGGCGATCACCGTGCACGCGCAGGCACCTTCGGGTCCCGTCGTCGCGGCGGGTACCGACGCCGGCGACCTCGACACGGCCGAGGCCGTCGCCGATGTCGACGAGGGCGAGACATATTACGTCGAGGTGACGTCCGAAGAGCCTGAGCCCGAGGCGGGTCTCGTCGTGCTGTCGTGGCAGCCGGTGGCCGCCGCGGTCGATCCCGGCGCAGAAGCTCCGGCGCCGCTGACCGCGTCGGAGATCCCCCTCGTGGGAACCACCGGCGAGAAGCCGCAATCCAAGGTCTGGTCGGCGGGTGGCTCGTGGTGGGCTGTGGTCGCTTCGACCGCGACCACGCCGGTCGGCACGTGGGTGTGGCGCTACGACGGCAGCCGCTGGGCCGCCGTGCATCAGGTGTCGGAGCGCACCGACGTGCGAGCCGATGTGCTGCCGGTCGGCGACGTCGTGCATATCGCACTGCACGGGCCGGTGACGACCCTCGTCTCGCTGCAGTACGACGCGGGGGCGGCATCATACCTGCCGTGGAGCGCACGGACGGCGGCGACGACCATCAGCCTGCCGGGCAGCGAGACGGCGACGATCGATATCGACAGCACGCAGCGCATGTGGCTCGCGACCGAGACGTCCTCGCAGATCCAGATGCGCTGGTCGGACGCCCCCTACACGACCTTTTCGGCGCCGATCAACGTCGCCAGCGGCATCACCGACGACGACATCGCCGTCGTCACCGCCCTTTCCGGGCGCATCGGAGTGATGTGGTCGAATCAGTCGACCCGCACGTTCGGCTTCCGCACGCACGTCGACGGTGCGAGCCCGGCGACGTGGACCGCCGACGAGCAGCCCGCCGCGGCATCCGGACTCTCGGTCGGCGGCGGAATGGCCGATGACCACGTCAACGTAGCGCTCGGCGCGGACGGCACGCTGTACGCCGCGGTGAAGACCTCGTACGACAGCTCCAGCCGCCCCGTCATCGCGTTGCTCGTGCGTCGCCCCGGGGGCACCTGGGATCCGCTGCGAGAGGTCGATCGGCAGGGAACACGTCCGATCGTGCTCGTCGACGACGCCACGCAGACGCTGCGCGTTCTCTACACCGCCAGTGAACTGCTCGACGACATCCTCGAGAAGACGACGACACTCGGCGCGCTGGATTTCACCGGGTCCGCAGATGTGGTCACGTCTCGCTCGACCAATAACATCACCGGCGCCAAGCGGAACGTCGCCGGTCAGACCCTCGTGCTCTCCAGCGGCACGTCGTCGACGGCGACGAAAGTGCTGGACTGGGTGCACCCCGGGGCGCCACGCGCGGACGACTCGACCGTCTCGACGACAGCAGGTCAAGCCGTCTCGGGGGCGCTCGATGTCGAGGGCACCATCGACGCGGTCGAGATCCTCACGCAGCCTGCATCGGGAGGCCTCGATGTCGACGGAACGAACTTCGCCTACCGCCCCGCGGACGGATTCGTGGGGGTGGATTCCTTCACCTTCCGGGTGCGAAGCGGCGACCTGTGGTCGCCGGCGGCCACCGTCTCCATCGTCGTCTCGGACGCCGAGGGGCTGCGCGGGGCCTGGAACTTCGACGAGGGCGTGGGCGCCATCATCAGTGACGCGTCGCTGTGGGGCAACGATGGCGCAGTGCAGGGAGGCGCGACCTGGATCGCGGGGACGGATGCCGGCGGCGCGCTGCGCCTGGACGGGCACTCCGGTCGCGTAGTCATCGCGCACAGCCCCGCGTTCGAGGCGCTCGACCAGCTGACCGTGTCGGCGTGGGTGAAGCCCGAGAAGGTGGGCACCCAATACGTCGTGAAGAAGGCCGACGGCGACGTCGTCGACGGGTTCGAGCTGAGCTTCGCCTCGACCGGGCGCGCCTACTTCCGACTGGATCACGCCACGTCGGGGAACGACTTCCGGTTGCAATCGCCGACGGCGCTGGCCGCCGACGGGCAGACGTGGTTCCACCTCGTGGGGACGTTCGACGGATCGGCCATGAAGCTCTACATCGACGGGGTGGAGGTCGCGTCGAAGGCGGGTCCGGACGATGTGTCCACGAACTCCCTGCCGCTGATGTTCGGCGCGCAGGAGAACCTCGACAATCCGCTGCAGGGCGCAATCGACGCCGTCCGCGTGTACGACCGGGCGCTGACCGCCGCTGACGTGGAGATCCTGCACGACGGGCAGGATCCCGGACCCGGGCCGGAGCCCGAGCCGGCACCCGAGCCCGCTCCCGAGCCGGGGGCTGTCGGACTCTGGCGGTTCGACGAGACATCCGGTGCCACCGCGTACGACTACTCCGGGCTGGGAAACGATGGCGTGACTTCCGGCGGCGTGCAACGCGTCGAGGGTGTGCGCGGTGACGCGCTTGACTTCGACGGTGTGACGGGACGCGTGACGGTAGCCGACGACGCGAGCCTGGACGTCTCGGGTGCGCTGACGGTTGCAGCGTGGGTGAGTGCCGAACGCGCCGGCACCCAGGGCATCGTGAAGAAATCCACGAACGGCGGCGTGGACGGGTTTGAGGTGTCGATCGCCACCAACGGGCGTCCGTTCTTCCGGGTCAACCAGGCCACGTCCGCAGACGCCTACCGCGTGAACGCACCGACCGCGCTGCCTACAGACGGCACCTGGGTACACCTCGTGGGCACCTATGACGGCGCCCAGTTGCGCTTCTATGTCGACGGCATGCTGATCGGCAGCACCACCGGGCCGGTCTCCATCGCCGCCAACAGCCTGCCGCTCATCATCGGCGACCAGCCCGGAGGTGGGTTCCCGTTCGCCGGCGGCCTCGACGACGCGCGCGTCTACGATCGCGCGCTGTCCGCCGCTGAGGTGACGTCGCTGTTCATCGGGGAGGTCGCCGCGCCGGACCCGGAGCCCACGCCCGAACCGACGCCTGAGCCGACACCGACGCCGAAGCCGACGCCTGAGCCGACACCCGACCCGGCTCCGACCCCGACTCCCAAGCCGGGCTCGGTGGGAGCATGGCGTTTCGATGAAGCGTCCGGTGCGACCGCGTTCGATGTGTCGGGGGAGGGCAATCACGGCCTCATTGCGGGATCCGTCGAGCGTGTATCTGATGGGGTCTCCGGCAGTGCGCTGGACTTCAGCGGCGGCAGCGTCGCGGTCGCCGACGATGCGACTCTCGACGTAGCGAACGCCTTGACGGTCTCGGCGTGGGTGCGGCCCGACCAGGTCGTCACCCAGAATGTCGTGAAGAAGTCCACCAACCACGGAATCGACGGGTTCGAGCTGTCGCTGGCGACGACGGGAAGGCCATTCTTTCGCGTGAATCAGGCGACCTCGGCCGACGCATATCGTGTGTCGGCGCCCGCCGCCACCGCCGCGGACGGCGCGACGTGGACGCACCTGGTCGGTACTTACGACGGCGCCGAGCTTCGGCTGTACGTTGACGGAGTGCTCGTCGCGACAGCGGCGGGGCCGGCGGTCATCGCGCAGAACGACCTCGCGCTGACAATCGGAGACCAGCCGGGTGGCGGCTTCGCGTTCGCGGGGACGATCGACGACGTGCGCGTGCTCGATCGTGCGCTCGCGGCGGGTGAGGTTGCCGCGCTCTTCGCCGGTGAGTCGACTCCGCCGGAGCCTGAGCCGGCTCCCACGCCCGCGCCGGCTCCCACGCCCGCGCCGGAGTTCACGCCCGCGCCGGAGCTCACGCCCGCGCCGGAGCCGACGCCCGAACCCGAACCCGAACCGGAACCGGAACCGGAACCGGCTCAGCTGGTACCGGCCGGGTCCAGCGGTCGCTGGTGGTTCGATGCAGTGAGCGGAACGACCGTCGCCGACGACTCCGGCAACGGCAACGTCGGCACGCTCATCGGAGGAGCGACGACGACGGCGGGGGTGCGCGGGAATGCGTTGCGGCTGGATGGGGTCGACGATCGCGTGAGCGTCGCCGACAGCGCCGCACTAGACCTGGCCGGGCCGTTCAGCCTCTCCGTGTGGGTGCGTCCCGATCGCGTGGCAACGCAGTCGCTCATGAAGAAGGCGACCAACGGTGGTGCCGGGGGGTACGAGATCTCCCTCGCCGCGAGCGGTAAAGCATTCCTCAGGGTGAACCAGGCGACCTCCGGTGACCAGTACCGGGTCAACAGCACAACGTCGTATCCGGCGGATGGTTCTACCTGGGTACACCTGGTCGGCACGTTCGACGGGCAGACCCTTCGTCTTTACGTTAACGGCTCGCTCGAGGCCGAGAAGGCCGCTGCAGTGACTGTCGCAGTCAACGACCTGTCGCTGGCGATCGGAGCGCAACCTGATGGCGTGCATCCGCTGCGGGGTGCGATCGACGAAGCGAGTGTCTACCCGAGGGTGCTCACCTCGGTCGAGGTGGCGGCGTTGGCTGCGAGCGTCGGATGA